The Gemmatimonadaceae bacterium region GTCCCGGTCCTTCGTCATCTTCACCAATTCGCCCGACGCCGTTTCGGCCTTGCCGCGCCATTGGTTGCGATCAACGGTCAGCTCGCCGACGAGTTTGATTTTCCGGGCGCGCTGATACCTGGCTTGCTTGATCCATTTGGGCAGATCGCGCTCGGCCTTGCCAGCCGACACGAACGCGCGCCATGCGAATCGCAAGCGACGGCCACTCGACCGGATCAACCGCCAGAGCTTCTTTATCTCCGGCCACAGCAAGACCACGATCACGAGCGCGAGGACGCCCATGACGCCGATCAGCGCGGGGACGCCCTTCAGGAAGGGCGGCACGCGATCCTTCCACCACTTATGGAGGTTGCTCGCCGCGTCGTCCGGGGAGATCTGCGCCAAGTTCCAGACGAGCGCGTACAGGAACGCGAACACCGATAACAGGATGGCAACGAGTCGTCGTCGTGACATGTCGCCAAGCTACGCATCGGAGCACCCTTGTGCAACAGGGATATAACCCCGACTGTACTAGTACAATCAAACTAACGTGTTTGCCGTCAATACTGACGATCCGACTCCCATCTATGCGCAACTCGATCGCAGCATACGCGCGGCGATCGCGCAGGGGAGGCTCGCTGTGGGCGACCGCCTGCCGACCGTGCGCCAACTCGCGGTGGACCTCAGGGTGAACGCCAATACCGTCGCCAAGGTCTACGCCGAGTTGGAACGCTCGGGCGTGTTGGCGACGCAGCGCGGAGTGGGAACGTTCGTGCTCGCATCACCGCCTGCACCAAGCCACCCCAAGGCCGCGACCGCCCGCCGCGAACGCGAGCGCCAGTTGCGGCCGCTCACCGACCGTCTGCTGGCTGACGCCGCGGCGGTCGGCATCTCACTCCGGGAGATCGTGGAGTACCTCCAGGGGTTCGAGACGTCTCGCTCTACCACGGAGAAGACCTGACCATGACCAAGAAGAAGAAGACCGGAGTCCGCACTCCGAGCCCGAAACACGTCGCGCAGTCGAACGCGCGGTTCAACATCGTCGCGGTGTTCGTGCTCCTGTTGTCCGTTGCCGTCGGATTCTCAGTGAGCGCCGCGCAGAAGAGCCCGCACGGAATCGTCATCGGCATCGTCGTCGGGTTGATCCTCATGTTGTCGCCGCGCATCGCGCGGCAGTGGGAGCGCGCCGTCGTGCTGCGCCTCGGGAAATACAATGGACTGCGCGGGCCCGGGCTCTTCTGGGTCGTCCCGCTCATCGACAACGTGTCGTCGTGGATCGACCAGCGCGTCATCACGACCAACTTCAACGCCGAGGAGACGCTCACGTCGGACACGGTGCCGGTAAACGTCGACGCGGTGCTTTTCTGGATGGTGTACGATCCCGAAAAGGCCGCGCTCGAGGTGCAGGACTACGCGCGCGCCGTGAGCTGGGCGGCCCAGACCGCGCTCCGCGACATCATCGGACGCACGTCGCTCAGCGACCTGCTCCGCGGACGCGAGCGCATCGAGAGCGAATTGCAAAAGCTCATCGACGAGCGCTGCACGCCCTGGGGCGTGACCGTCCAGTCGGTCGAGATGCGTGACGTCATCATCCCGGCCGCACTGCAGGACGCGATGTCGCGCGAAGCGCAGGCCGCGCGCGAGAAAGCCGCCCGCATCATCCTCGGCGAGGCCGAAGTGGAGATCGCGCACCTCTTCAAGAACGCGGCGATGTCATACCAGGACAACCCGACCGCGCTGCACCTTCGGGCGATGAACATCCTGTACGAGGGTCTCAAGGAAAAGGGCGCCTTGATGCTCGTGCCCAGCACCGCCGTCGAGTCCATGGGGCTTGGGGGCTTGCTGGGAGCCGCAGCCGCGCAGCAGACTAAGTTGAGCCAGGGGCAAGGCGCTTGACCTGGCGGATCGTCCCCGCACTCCTCACTCCGTCCTCTCCCCCTTCTCGCGAGTTCGACCATGACCGAACCGTCCTCCGTCGCCGCGCCGCCCGCCTCGACAACGCCAGCGGCGCCACCGAAGGCTTCGTTCTGGGAAGACCTGATCGACATCTTCTTTTCGCCGGCGTCCGTGTTCCGCCGCAACGAGAACAAGAGCGTCTGGCCGCCGCTGCTGTTCGTGTCGATCGCCATCGGCGTCATTTTCTTCTTCACGTTCAACCAGCTCGAGCCGATTTTTGACGCCGAGTTCCAACGCGGCATGGCCAAGGCCGCGGCGCAGCAACCGCAGCTCACCCCCGAGGCAATGGCGAAGATGAAGGGAATCAGCGAGTCGGTTACTCGCTATGGCCTCTCGGTAATCATGTTCTTCTCAGTTCTGGTAATCGGGGTCGTCTCCTGGGTCATCGGCAAGGTCGTCGGGTCGGCGCAGTCCTTCCACGCGGCGCTCGTCGTCGCGGCCTGGTCGTACATGCCGCGAGTCCTCGGCGCGATCCTTGGCGGAGTGCAAGGATTGCTTATGGATCCGGCGAGCCTCACCGGGCAACTGGCGATTTCTTTGAGCCCCGCTCGCTTCTTCGCGGCCGATCAACCGAATCCGCTCATGTACCAGTTCTTGGGTCGGTTGGATTTGATAACGATCTGGGTGACGATCTTGCTGTCGGTTGGCCTCTATGTGACGGGCAAGGTGAGCAAGGGACGCGCGGCAATCTTCGGCGTCATCATCTGGCTCATTGGCGCACTGCCCGTCCTGCGAACGGCCTACATGTCCATGTGAAACGGTGTACGGCTCTCGGCTGACCGCCGAGGGCCGATGCCGGGCTGGTTGTCGACGAATGTTTCTCGGATTTACGGGGATTCTTCCTTTCCTCGGCGTGATCCCGGCATGGATCGCCGAGCGAAAGGGACGCAGTGGGTTCGGCTGGTGGGTCTACGGCACGACGATGTTCGTCATAGCCCTGCCCCACGCGTTGATGCTGAAAGACGCGGATGACCTCGCCGAGTTCATCGACGAGTTACGTCCTTGTCCGTCGTGCGCCAAGACGATTCGCGCCGATGCGACCTACTGCCGCTTCTGCAAGCACGCCGTTCCACCCGGCGAACGCCTCGACGACGACGCCTCGAACGCGTCTTTGATCCGAAGCCTCGCCTCGCGCGACGACAACACACGCGAGAAGGCCATCATCCTCCTCGGTGACCGCGGCCCATGGGCCAAGGAGGCTCTCCCGCAACTGCGGACCTTGCTCGACGACTCTTCACGCCGAGTTCGCATCCGCGCCGAATGGGCCGTCGAACGCATCGACGATGAAGGACCTCGCGTCCGACGCTTCGATCCCCCACCACCACAAGGCTAGAACTCGTCATTCACAGCCGTTCCCGTCCACCTGTCCACCTGTCCACCTGTCCACCCGTCCACCGGTCCACCCTCTTACCCGAACGCCCCCGACACTCTCCTCGCGTACGGTGGCGTCGCGTTCGATCGCATCCCCGGCGCCCACAACACGACTCGATCTCGGCCGAGCCGTTTCGCGACGTACAGCGCCTCGTCGGCGCGCGCTCTCAGCGCTCCGGCTATGTACGGCTCGCTGATTCGCTCCGATGCGATACCGACGCTGATCGTCACCTTCTTGTTGCCCTGCGGAACGCGGAACGTGTGCGAGCGCATCGAGTCCATCAGTCGCTCGGCGACCACCCCCGCGGTTTCGCTGTCGGCGCCCGGGAGCAGCATCACGAACTCTTCTCCTCCGACTCGCCCGACAACGTCCCCGGCGCGCGACGCGTCGAGCAGCAGCATGGCTACCTCGCGCAGCACCATGTCGCCGACCAAGTGGCCCGCCGAGTCGTTGATGGCCTTGAAGTGATCGATGTCGACGGCGAGGATCGCGATCTCGGTCTCACGGCGCGACGCGCTGTCGATGATCTGGTCGAGCGCATACTCGAATCCGTTGCGATTCAAGCAGCTCGTGAGGTTGTCCGTGAACGCGATCTCGGCGAGCTCGGACCGCATGTGGTTGTAGGCGCGGCCGAGCACCGTGATGGCGTCGGGCTCGCGGTTGCGCGATTCCACGAACGTGCGCCCGAAGTCACCACGCTGGGCCGCCGCGAAGAGGTCGACGAGCGCGGCGAGGCGCTGGTTGGCGCTCGCCTGAAGGATCATCCCGTGGAACGACACGATGAGAAAGACGCAGAGCATCCAGCACTGCTCGCGCCAGTCGATGAAGATGCCGCGATGGTCCGCCGCGACCAGGAGGCCCAGGTACGCGGCTGACGACGCGACGACCACCGTGAGGGCGGGCGAGCGTAGGAAGAACATCTGCATCAATTGCAGAGCCAGAAGGCTCAGCAGGAGGGCGCGGCCGTAGTACGCGGGGCTCGTGACGAGGAGCGCCGTCGCATAAATCGCCATGACGTCCGCAAGCGCGAGCACGACGAGCGCCACGCGCGTGACCCTTTCGCGTCCTTCAATAAAGACTGTTAAAAGCGCGACGAAGATGACGTACGCCGGCGCGATAGCGAGGATCGGCCAGACCGGCCCGCGCGCCCAGCCCGTGAGGCGCAGCACAATGCCGCCCGCCGCCACGGCTCCCGCGAGCCAGAAGCGCCGGGTGGACTGCCACACCACCATCTCCGCGTTGTTGAAGACGCCGGCCCGCTCGGCGTAGCGCGAACGGCCCAGCACGCGCTCGATGGACAACATCGACTCGGCGGCGAATCGACGATACGAGCGCGGCGTGGGAAGCGGGAACGAGCGCCGTCGCTCGGTCAGATTCTGCGTAGGAGTGTGCGTCGACATCTGATGCGTGGCTGAGAGGGAGCCAGCGGAGTAATACCCGCCTTTGAGGACTCTCCTGCTGTGATACCCGCCACGACTCGGGCGTCGGTGATACAAAACGTTCCAATGAACTGCAAACTGCGCAGCTGACGAACGGCGCTGCTGAGCAACACCGCACCTGCCGTAGGGCGCGATTCCCGAAGGACGCGAAGTGCGCGACTGCCGAACGTCGTCGAGCAGTTGCGCCGTTCACGCCTCTTGGTAGTTGCGCCGTTCACGCCCCTTGGTAGTTGCGGCCTTCGCGCCCGTTGTCAGGCCCCGTCGTCAGCTGCGCCCGTCGTCAGTCGCGCCGTTCGGCATCTGCGAAGTCAACGCAACTCCTATACACCTGCCGCCAACGCCATCAGCTTGATCTGCCCTGCATGATAAGTGTCGTGCAGCGCCATGCCGACCAGTTGTCTCGCGATCGGCGTATCGGAGCGCTCCGGGACGCGCGCCAGCTGCTCGGGCGTGGCCGCGCGGATCGCGGCGAGCAGGCGTTCCTGGTAGTCGTCCAGCAAATCGCGATCGACCAGCCACGCCGTCTCACTCAAATCGGCCGGCGACGCGGGCCACCAGGGTTCTTTAATCGGCCGAGGAAACGGCGGAATGCTTTCGTTGGTGAGTCGCTCGATCAGCAGGTGGCGTCCGTGCGCGAGGTGCAACACGAGCTCCCAGATCGAGTGGCGGTGCGGCGCGATGCGCTTGGTCGCCGCTTCGGCGTCGACGCCGGCCAGCGCTTCAACGACACACGGGCCGTGCCAGGCCGGGCCGGCATACGATTCGTGAATCAGATCAGCGATGTAGTCGGGATGCGTGGTGGTCGGGTCCTGCACTCGCGTCGTCGTCACTACCGTCCTCCTCGATCGATCGTCTTTCCGGTGAAGTTCT contains the following coding sequences:
- a CDS encoding GntR family transcriptional regulator: MFAVNTDDPTPIYAQLDRSIRAAIAQGRLAVGDRLPTVRQLAVDLRVNANTVAKVYAELERSGVLATQRGVGTFVLASPPAPSHPKAATARRERERQLRPLTDRLLADAAAVGISLREIVEYLQGFETSRSTTEKT
- a CDS encoding slipin family protein, with the protein product MTKKKKTGVRTPSPKHVAQSNARFNIVAVFVLLLSVAVGFSVSAAQKSPHGIVIGIVVGLILMLSPRIARQWERAVVLRLGKYNGLRGPGLFWVVPLIDNVSSWIDQRVITTNFNAEETLTSDTVPVNVDAVLFWMVYDPEKAALEVQDYARAVSWAAQTALRDIIGRTSLSDLLRGRERIESELQKLIDERCTPWGVTVQSVEMRDVIIPAALQDAMSREAQAAREKAARIILGEAEVEIAHLFKNAAMSYQDNPTALHLRAMNILYEGLKEKGALMLVPSTAVESMGLGGLLGAAAAQQTKLSQGQGA
- a CDS encoding Yip1 family protein, with protein sequence MTEPSSVAAPPASTTPAAPPKASFWEDLIDIFFSPASVFRRNENKSVWPPLLFVSIAIGVIFFFTFNQLEPIFDAEFQRGMAKAAAQQPQLTPEAMAKMKGISESVTRYGLSVIMFFSVLVIGVVSWVIGKVVGSAQSFHAALVVAAWSYMPRVLGAILGGVQGLLMDPASLTGQLAISLSPARFFAADQPNPLMYQFLGRLDLITIWVTILLSVGLYVTGKVSKGRAAIFGVIIWLIGALPVLRTAYMSM
- a CDS encoding HEAT repeat domain-containing protein; protein product: MFLGFTGILPFLGVIPAWIAERKGRSGFGWWVYGTTMFVIALPHALMLKDADDLAEFIDELRPCPSCAKTIRADATYCRFCKHAVPPGERLDDDASNASLIRSLASRDDNTREKAIILLGDRGPWAKEALPQLRTLLDDSSRRVRIRAEWAVERIDDEGPRVRRFDPPPPQG
- a CDS encoding GGDEF domain-containing protein gives rise to the protein MSTHTPTQNLTERRRSFPLPTPRSYRRFAAESMLSIERVLGRSRYAERAGVFNNAEMVVWQSTRRFWLAGAVAAGGIVLRLTGWARGPVWPILAIAPAYVIFVALLTVFIEGRERVTRVALVVLALADVMAIYATALLVTSPAYYGRALLLSLLALQLMQMFFLRSPALTVVVASSAAYLGLLVAADHRGIFIDWREQCWMLCVFLIVSFHGMILQASANQRLAALVDLFAAAQRGDFGRTFVESRNREPDAITVLGRAYNHMRSELAEIAFTDNLTSCLNRNGFEYALDQIIDSASRRETEIAILAVDIDHFKAINDSAGHLVGDMVLREVAMLLLDASRAGDVVGRVGGEEFVMLLPGADSETAGVVAERLMDSMRSHTFRVPQGNKKVTISVGIASERISEPYIAGALRARADEALYVAKRLGRDRVVLWAPGMRSNATPPYARRVSGAFG
- a CDS encoding DinB family protein, with translation MTTTRVQDPTTTHPDYIADLIHESYAGPAWHGPCVVEALAGVDAEAATKRIAPHRHSIWELVLHLAHGRHLLIERLTNESIPPFPRPIKEPWWPASPADLSETAWLVDRDLLDDYQERLLAAIRAATPEQLARVPERSDTPIARQLVGMALHDTYHAGQIKLMALAAGV